A portion of the Zootoca vivipara chromosome 6, rZooViv1.1, whole genome shotgun sequence genome contains these proteins:
- the ADRA2B gene encoding alpha-2B adrenergic receptor: MIMATMGGHDGYNIQATAAIAAVTTFLIIFTIFGNILVIIAVLTSRSLKAPQNLFLVSLAAADILVATLIIPFSLANELMGYWYFSRTWCKAYLALDVLFCTASIVHLCAISLDRYWSVSRAIEYNSKRTPRRIKCTILVVWLIAAVISLPPLVLNENPNNAKEDARRCELNEEPWYILSSSTCSFFAPCVIMILVYLRIYFIAKRRNKQRTQAKKPKTKAEEGVPQISAVPSVETSPKQDQSKPQGEGEPNGHQVPTQESDQPETHCLSTEKFSLVSQEEKDPEPATATSPSQSLSEKKPSSECFPPSSIKRGNGPPQSSPQGMDTLATVRGEVLLVRRVKTLSANPWRRKTHLNREKRFTFVLAVVIGVFVICWFPFFFLYSLRAICPPEHCPIPESTFKFFFWIGYCNSSLNPVIYTIFNQDFRKAFRKILCRQWTQTAW; encoded by the coding sequence ATGATCATGGCTACCATGGGTGGTCATGATGGCTACAATATCCAAGCCACCGCCGCCATTGCAGCTGTCACCACATTCCTCATCATCTTCACCATCTTTGGCAACATTCTGGTGATCATTGCTGTGCTGACCAGCAGGTCCCTGAAAGCCCCACAGAACCTTTTCCTGGTGTCCCTTGCGGCCGCAGACATCCTGGTGGCCACCCTCATCATCCCCTTCTCTCTTGCCAATGAGTTGATGGGCTACTGGTATTTCAGCAGGACATGGTGTAAAGCCTACCTGGCCTTGGATGTTCTATTCTGCACAGCCTCCATCGTGCATCTCTGTGCCATCAGTCTGGACCGGTACTGGTCGGTTAGCAGAGCCATTGAGTACAACTCCAAGAGGACGCCAAGGAGGATCAAGTGCACCATCCTTGTGGTGTGGCTGATTGCGGCAGTCATCTCCTTGCCTCCGCTGGTCCTCAACGAAAACCCAAACAATGCCAAAGAGGATGCGAGGAGGTGTGAGCTGAATGAGGAGCCCTGGTACatcctctcctccagcacctgctCTTTCTTTGCTCCCTGTGTCATTATGATCTTGGTGTATCTTAGGATCTACTTCATAGCCAAGCGTCGAAACAAGCAGAGGACCCAAGCTAAGAAGCCCAAGACAAAGGCAGAAGAAGGGGTACCCCAAATCAGCGCTGTTCCATCTGTCGAAACCTCTCCCAAGCAGGACCAATCCAAGCCTCAGGGAGAAGGGGAGCCAAATGGACATCAGGTACCCACTCAGGAAAGTGACCAACCAGAGACCCATTGCCTCTCTACTGAGAAGTTTTCTCTCGTAAGCCAGGAGGAGAAAGACCCAGAGCCAGCAACTGCCACCAGCCCTTCTCAGTCCCTGTCTGAGAAGAAGCCATCTTCAGAGTGCTTTCCCCCTAGCAGCATCAAGCGGGGCAACGGACCCCCCCAGAGCTCCCCTCAGGGCATGGACACCTTAGCCACTGTGAGAGGGGAGGTCCTACTGGTGAGGAGGGTGAAGACCCTCAGTGCCAACCCTTGGAGGAGGAAGACACACCTCAACCGGGAGAAGAGGTTCACCTTTGTCTTGGCTGTGGTGATCGGGGTCTTTGTCATCTGTTggttccctttcttcttcctctacAGCCTCCGGGCCATCTGTCCCCCAGAGCACTGTCCAATCCCAGAAAGCACCTTCAAGTTTTTCTTCTGGATTGGCTACTGCAACAGCTCCTTGAACCCTGTCATATATACCATCTTCAATCAGGACTTTCGCAAGGCTTTCAGGAAGATTCTCTGCAGGCAGTGGACTCAGACTGCCTGGTAA